The following coding sequences lie in one Fusarium poae strain DAOMC 252244 chromosome 1, whole genome shotgun sequence genomic window:
- a CDS encoding hypothetical protein (MEROPS:MER0002197~TransMembrane:1 (o289-311i)~BUSCO:13220at5125) has translation MAYNAMVLPNVAATTTELWPSISNTLMSPWKHTTSLPARRPVSPNETVKQTKTAEPHQAAELRLPEFLQRVDLASFSRSQFPAMAPVTAQATISNMGRVGLQAANPILRHPYFQPRASTPSSFMHSFSTPSGLLSSRGISTLGQFPVQRRAFGSSNGISRNQLATLEESANRNPGNANAQNAFYQLLLRANMPAILVERYQSGRFATSPATNDAYQRALAMLGASATQAANAPGTMNGNFGRTQWPTYEQGIANAAVAGSANAGNPMGHKGEPIHVIVQESTRSTIFRWFKFLAIFIVTTYLCFALVTIAIEAFSTFRRGGPNSKQDSEVKAEKQNTRFQDVHGCDEAKEELQEVVEFLKNPEKFSDLGAKLPKGVLLVGPPGTGKTLLARAVAGEAGVPFFYMSGSEFDEIFVGVGAKRVRELFTAAKNKSPAIVFIDELDAIGGKRNPRDQAHAKQTLNQLLTELDGFDQDSKIIIIGATNLPKMLDKALTRPGRFDRHVNVDLPDVRGRIAILKHHAKKIKVSPDVDLEAIAARCPGQSGAELENMLNVAALRASRAKASFVSKQDMEWAYDRVTMGSERKSMVVTEKEKEMTAYHEAGHALVQLFDKESSNTLYKVTILPKGPSLGHTAQLPQMDKYSYTAAEYMSNIRVALGGKMAEELRYGGDKVTSGVSSDLERATDLGFMMVTLFGMSTVLGPVEYGRRYENLSSETKAAIEGEVRKTIGKSYEDVRKLLTEKRSELDLLAKALVQYETLDKSEVEKVIRGESLPGRITAPKGPMRLPIPQQAPTPPGLGGVHQPQPPETPAPPAAAADTSRTDG, from the exons ATGGCCTATAACGCCATGGTGCTGCCA AATGTGGCAGCGACAACTACGGAGCTATGGCCCTCGATTTCGAACACCCTTATGTCCCCTTGGAAACATACGACTTCACTCCCGGCCCGTCGACCAGTTTCTCCGAACGAAACTGTCAAACAAACCAAAACGGCTGAACCCCACCAA GCAGCCGAACTTCGGCTCCCCGAGTTTCTTCAAAGGGTTGACCTGGCCTCCTTCTCTCGTTCACAATTTCCTGCGATGGCACCGGTAACTGCCCAGGCTACTATCTCGAATATGGGTCGTGTTGGCCTTCAAGCGGCCAACCCCATTCTGCGACACCCCTACTTTCAACCCCGCGCATCGACTCCGTCGTCTTTCATGCACTCGTTCTCAACTCCTTCCGGTCTTCTGTCTTCTCGTGGTATCTCAACTCTCGGTCAATTTCCTGTTCAGCGCAGAGCATTCGGCAGCTCCAATGGAATCTCCCGCAACCAGCTCGCAACGTTGGAGGAATCTGCCAACCGAAACCCTGGTAATGCAAACGCCCAGAATGCTTTTTACCAGCTTCTTCTCCGAGCCAACATGCCTGCTATTCTTGTGGAACGATATCAATCCGGACGCTTCGCCACCAGCCCTGCTACCAATGACGCCTACCAGCGAGCTCTCGCTATGCTTGGTGCTAGTGCTACTCAAGCTGCAAATGCGCCTGGCACTATGAACGGAAACTTTGGACGTACTCAGTGGCCCACTTATGAGCAAGGCATCGCTAACGCTGCTGTGGCTGGATCTGCAAATGCTGGCAACCCTATGGGTCATAAGGGAGAACCCATCCATGTCATCGTTCAAGAGTCAACTCGGTCTACTATTTTCCGCTGGTTCAAGTTTTTGGCaatcttcatcgtcactaCCTATCTGTGTTTTGCACTTGTTACTATTGCTATTGAGGCATTCAGCACTTTCCGTCGCGGAGGTCCGAACAGCAAACAGGACTCTGAGGTCAAGGCCGAGAAGCAAAACACCCGGTTCCAAGATGTCCACGGTTGCGATGAAGCCAAGGAAGAACTCCAGGAAGTCGTCGAGTTTTTGAAGAACCCTGAGAAGTTTAGCGACCTCGGTGCCAAACTTCCCAAGGGCGTCCTCCTCGTTGGCCCTCCCGGTACTGGTAAGACGCTTCTTGCTCGAGCCGTTGCCGGCGAAGCCGGTGTTCCTTTCTTCTATATGTCTGGTAGTGAGTTCGACGAGAtttttgttggtgttggtgccAAGCGAGTCCGCGAACTCTTTACTGCCGCCAAGAACAAGTCCCCTGCCATTGTCTTTATCGATGAACTTGACGCCATTGGAGGCAAGCGTAACCCTAGAGACCAAGCCCACGCCAAACAGACACTGAATCAGCTGCTTACCGAATTGGACGGTTTTGATCAAGACAGCAAGATCATTATCATCGGAGCCACCAACCTGCCCAAGATGCTGGACAAGGCCCTTACTCGTCCTGGACGCTTCGATCGACATGTCAATGTTGACTTGCCCGATGTTAGAGGCCGAATCGCCATTCTTAAGCACCatgccaagaagatcaaggttTCCCCCGACGTCGACCTCGAAGCTATTGCTGCCCGTTGCCCCGGTCAATCAGGTGCCGAGCTAGAAAATATGCTTAACGTTGCTGCTCTTCGAGCCAGTCGAGCCAAGGCCAGCTTTGTTTCCAAGCAGGACATGGAGTGGGCATACGACCGAGTCACAATGGGTTCCGAGCGCAAGTCAATGGTAGTCAccgagaaagagaaggaaatgacgGCTTATCATGAGGCCGGTCACGCGCTTGTTCAGCTTTTCGACAAGGAGAGCTCCAACACTCTATACAAGGTCACGATTCTCCCCAAGGGGCCATCACTAGGGCACACCGCCCAGCTTCCTCAGATGGATAAGTATTCCTACACAGCTGCGGAATATATGTCGAACATTCGTGTGGCACTTGGAGGCAAGATGGCCGAGGAACTGCGATACGGCGGCGATAAAGTAACCTCGGGTGTTTCGTCG GATCTTGAGAGGGCCACTGACCTGGGCTTCATGATGGTGACCCTTTTCGGCATGTCCACCGTACTGGGACCCGTTGAATACGGTCGAAGATACGAGAACCTAAGCTCCGAAACCAAGGCAGCCATCGAAGGCGAAGTCCGAAAAACGATTGGAAAGTCGTATGAGGATGTGCGAAAGCTATTGACCGAAAAGCGAAGCGAGTTGGACTTGTTAGCCAAGGCTCTCGTGCAGTATGAGACCTTGGATAAGTCCGAGGTAGAGAAAGTAATTCGAGGCGAGAGTCTTCCCGGACGTATCACTGCACCTAAGGGGCCGATGAGATTACCTATTCCTCAACAAGCTCCAACACCACCCGGTCTCGGGGGTGTTCATCAGCCTCAACCACCAGAGACACCTGCGccgccagcagcagcagcagacaCATCTAGAACTGATGGTTGA